A window of the Miscanthus floridulus cultivar M001 chromosome 14, ASM1932011v1, whole genome shotgun sequence genome harbors these coding sequences:
- the LOC136505296 gene encoding uncharacterized protein has product MKNTKDSMGTHDFDGSEFDNKTTSLHDQFSTQLSLSSYNDGEGIATSSCPDKQCHLAILNLSLKNFKKDATKEDAAKWKLEENGFPFVLSDLEWGDSSYDSSLSEQSSISTPGTPFTVQSDTQSEDLDRTDIWVSSLDLDAEDSALLPEPDKEQFQDALVFDFPSPSFSATRSLQFGPSSYSTGILQSKEANDSDEPIFWPFERTSYNSPKFDKFLSVSPRRNTMDLGYAEVRHLNPVLQRLRKSTLSSVKKCIEPRQGTSNSGAKGSMTSSQEKNQKTPAVPSRLSRTTKASAPSSHHQKRRPPHLKLGGPRKVSSPQPQADHSNKKIEASDVQKLADKKSQIEELIGLDEFDGHEGMGSDSSDYQFSLWISPG; this is encoded by the coding sequence ATGAAAAATACAAAGGACAGCATGGGGACCCACGattttgatggttctgaatttgacAACAAGACAACTTCACTTCATGATCAGTTCTCGACACAGTTATCATTATCTAGTTACAATGATGGCGAGGGGATTGCAACTTCTTCATGTCCTGACAAGCAGTGTCATTTGGCCATCCTTAATTTGTCCTTAAAAAATTTTAAGAAGGATGCTACCAAGGAGGATGCAGCTAAATGGAAGCTTGAAGAGAACGGTTTCCCTTTTGTTCTTTCTGACTTGGAATGGGGTGATTCTTCATATGACAGTTCTCTCAGCGAACAGTCATCAATCAGTACCCCCGGTACACCATTCACTGTACAGTCAGATACTCAGTCTGAGGATCTTGACAGAACAGATATCTGGGTTTCTTCTTTAGATCTTGATGCCGAGGATTCTGCCTTGCTGCCAGAGCCGGACAAGGAACAGTTTCAAGATGCACTCGTTTTTGATTTCCCCAGCCCTTCTTTCAGTGCAACCAGAAGTCTCCAGTTTGGTCCTTCCAGTTATAGTACAGGAATATTGCAAAGCAAAGAAGCCAATGACTCTGATGAGCCAATATTCTGGCCATTTGAGCGCACTTCCTACAACAGTCCTAAATTTGACAAATTCCTGAGTGTGTCGCCTCGTAGGAACACAATGGATCTCGGGTATGCTGAAGTTCGTCACTTGAATCCAGTCTTGCAGAGGCTCCGTAAGAGCACACTGTCTTCAGTTAAGAAGTGCATTGAACCGCGTCAAGGGACTAGCAATTCAGGCGCAAAAGGAAGCATGACCTCCTCCCAAGAGAAGAATCAGAAGACGCCTGCAGTTCCCTCCAGGTTAAGCAGGACAACAAAAGCATCTGCGCCCTCCAGTCATCACCAGAAACGAAGGCCGCCTCACCTGAAACTTGGTGGTCCAAGAAAGGTTAGCTCTCCACAACCGCAGGCAGATCATTCTAATAAAAAGATTGAAGCATCAGACGTCCAGAAACTAGCAGATAAGAAGAGTCAGATCGAAGAGTTGATTGGTTTGGATGAGTTTGATGGACATGAAGGCATGGGCTCGGATTCTTCAGACTACCAATTTAGCCTATGGATATCTCCAGGATAG